A genomic segment from Segniliparus rotundus DSM 44985 encodes:
- a CDS encoding MauE/DoxX family redox-associated membrane protein, translating to MSTAARLGLAAVWLYAGLPKLFGDPTLNELAVSAFRVLPDWAVRPVAGAQPALEVALGVLLLAGLGVRVAAVVSAMVLLSYIAGIVWVWAHGYRIDCGCFSKGGEDPSATGLGYAKDIARDAGFLVLAAWLAVAPRSWAALGPRSRFPAPLESSPAPANQ from the coding sequence GTGAGCACCGCCGCGCGGTTGGGGCTTGCGGCCGTCTGGCTCTACGCGGGGCTCCCCAAACTTTTCGGCGACCCGACCCTCAACGAGCTCGCCGTCTCCGCGTTCCGGGTCTTGCCCGACTGGGCGGTGCGCCCTGTCGCGGGCGCGCAGCCTGCCTTGGAGGTCGCCCTCGGCGTGCTGCTCCTGGCAGGGCTCGGTGTGCGTGTTGCAGCGGTTGTCAGCGCAATGGTGCTGCTCAGCTATATCGCGGGCATCGTCTGGGTGTGGGCGCACGGCTACCGGATCGACTGCGGTTGTTTCTCCAAGGGCGGCGAGGACCCCTCCGCCACCGGCTTGGGCTACGCCAAAGACATCGCCAGGGACGCCGGTTTCCTCGTCCTCGCCGCCTGGCTCGCCGTCGCGCCGAGGTCGTGGGCCGCGCTCGGGCCGCGCTCTCGGTTCCCGGCTCCGCTAGAATCATCGCCGGCTCCTGCCAACCAATGA
- a CDS encoding CocE/NonD family hydrolase — MPCNPARFSARLLALVLTGAAPALLCAACSGPAPTGADERSGVFTLRHEHIATLTGPARDQPCDIDADLYLPSDATSEHRAPALIDSHGFGATKTQESPMDAELARRGYVVLAYTQLGHEGSGCQIHLDDPDYEGAVASQLVDYLAGAPGLAFADAEHTKPLPALTVVESDEQDHAGGHTAHDPRVGMIGGSYGGEIQFIAAARDPRIDVLVPSVTWNDLNQELAPNFATQSGSAPLPGSPKAGIAESLLRSGEHDPEATFGSVEQGNGCRRIAPVACQALVELGTRGQLSEGERQQLLSRSVKSFIDKINVPVLLAQGEEDRLAPFNEALKTYQALRERHVPVQLLWHKYGHDSPWDHGGPVGDSGWNFDPDKVEHAFASMQVIRWLNHYLKGEQLVDTGASFNYYRPWSDGPGVESALTYGRAANYPAGPEQSWYLTADEQLVGVPGDPAQGQQAVTREPAGGSGPAKTFTSAALEQPVDVVGAGKLAVSMSAGAGTGTVFVALRDIAPDGTSDLVTKLPSLARFSGEGPVVVELAGVAHRFAPGHKIQLTVAGADPAYTSDPNPAPVTLFLGDYSARLTLPTAPAN, encoded by the coding sequence GTGCCCTGCAACCCTGCCCGCTTTTCCGCCAGGCTCCTCGCCCTCGTGTTGACCGGTGCGGCTCCAGCCCTCCTCTGCGCAGCATGTTCCGGCCCCGCTCCCACTGGGGCCGACGAACGCTCAGGGGTGTTCACCCTGCGGCACGAGCACATCGCGACGCTCACCGGCCCGGCGAGAGACCAGCCTTGCGACATCGACGCGGACCTGTACCTGCCGTCCGACGCCACCTCCGAGCATCGTGCTCCGGCGCTCATTGACTCCCACGGCTTCGGCGCGACAAAAACGCAGGAGAGCCCGATGGACGCGGAGCTCGCCAGGCGCGGGTACGTGGTCCTCGCGTACACCCAGCTCGGGCACGAAGGGTCGGGCTGCCAAATCCACCTCGACGACCCCGACTACGAAGGCGCCGTGGCCAGCCAATTGGTCGACTACCTCGCCGGAGCCCCAGGTCTCGCGTTCGCGGACGCCGAACACACCAAGCCGCTCCCCGCGCTCACCGTCGTGGAAAGCGACGAGCAGGACCATGCGGGCGGCCATACGGCGCACGACCCACGAGTCGGCATGATCGGCGGCTCCTACGGCGGCGAAATACAGTTCATCGCCGCCGCGCGCGACCCACGGATCGACGTGCTCGTTCCCTCTGTCACCTGGAACGATCTGAACCAAGAGCTCGCGCCCAACTTCGCCACGCAGAGCGGCTCCGCGCCGCTGCCGGGCTCGCCCAAGGCGGGGATCGCTGAAAGTCTCTTGCGCAGCGGCGAGCACGATCCGGAAGCCACCTTCGGCTCCGTCGAACAAGGCAACGGCTGCCGCAGGATCGCACCCGTCGCCTGCCAGGCCCTCGTCGAGCTGGGGACACGGGGACAACTCAGCGAGGGCGAACGACAGCAACTGCTGTCCCGGTCGGTGAAAAGCTTCATCGACAAGATCAACGTCCCCGTCCTGCTCGCCCAAGGAGAAGAGGACCGCCTCGCCCCGTTCAACGAGGCGCTCAAAACCTACCAGGCGCTGCGGGAGCGCCATGTGCCCGTGCAACTCCTGTGGCACAAGTACGGGCACGACTCCCCATGGGACCATGGCGGACCGGTCGGAGACTCCGGCTGGAACTTCGACCCGGACAAGGTCGAGCACGCTTTCGCGAGCATGCAAGTGATCCGCTGGCTCAACCATTACCTCAAGGGCGAACAACTCGTGGACACGGGCGCGAGCTTCAACTACTACCGTCCTTGGTCGGACGGGCCAGGGGTCGAGTCGGCTCTGACGTACGGCAGGGCGGCGAACTACCCGGCGGGCCCCGAGCAGTCCTGGTATTTGACCGCTGACGAACAGCTCGTGGGAGTCCCCGGCGACCCGGCACAGGGCCAGCAAGCAGTCACCCGCGAACCAGCCGGGGGGAGCGGACCGGCGAAAACCTTCACCAGCGCGGCGCTCGAACAACCGGTGGACGTCGTCGGAGCAGGAAAACTCGCCGTGTCCATGTCGGCGGGAGCGGGCACAGGCACCGTGTTCGTCGCCCTGCGCGACATCGCGCCGGACGGAACGAGCGACCTGGTCACCAAACTGCCCTCCTTGGCCCGGTTCAGCGGCGAAGGCCCGGTGGTGGTCGAACTCGCCGGTGTCGCGCATCGGTTCGCCCCCGGGCACAAAATCCAGCTCACGGTCGCCGGCGCGGACCCGGCGTACACATCCGACCCCAACCCCGCACCAGTGACGCTGTTCCTCGGGGACTACAGCGCACGGCTGACCTTGCCCACGGCCCCCGCGAACTGA
- a CDS encoding UPF0182 family protein: MSPRTVPRRVRAMSMIVGVLVVAAFVSLKLVGPYTDWLWFKELGQTSVFLTVLRVRAVAFLATSVLVGGLVFTSLWFAYRSRPMFIPVSAESPIARYRAVVENSVRLFGVGMPALFGMLAGFLMQANWPVIELYLHGSSFGVQDPQFHHDLGFYAFALPFYVFILGTLEVVAVVCFLANLVTHYLFDGIRPSRAGGMLTRAARVQLAVIAGIFFLLKAVGYWLDQYELLFSTRREALFNGAGYTDITAVLPAKLILTAIAMICAAAFFSAIVLRDLRVPALATALMVLSSVLVGMAWPATVQWLTATPNAREVEHDYIKRSIEATKLAFKLTEGDVKTVDWAAPQNKQEFAKSVQNDTNTLTHLRVLDPNLLSPTFTQLQRSRSFYGFPKQLALDRYQVDGQLRDYIVAVRELSSDNLTGNQANWQNRHLVYTHGNGFVAAPANQVNEQGDASPAQGQAPQGVTQGGLPVFAVSDLSNYTKDDPSVPPALRVSEPRVYYGPLIAASDPDYAIVGGPAQEYDQERAPWYSYRGAGGVPLGGFVNRFAFAVKYWELNFFRSEQITDSSKLLFVRNPRERVAKLAPWLTLDEKAYPAVVDGRIQWIVDGYTTLAQFPYSKPVSLRDATLDAQVSSAVRQSQLADQVSYIRNSVKATVDAYDGTVTLYQQDDKDPVLKAWMGVFPGLVKAKSQIPPQLAAHFRYPEDLFKVQRELLTRYHVDNPTVFFDQTAVWAVPLEPAGIGQSVGQANQPPYYMVASDPDPAHQGRASFQLTTVMTPQNQQYLAAHIAVASDPDDYGKIYIKQLPPSPQIPGPNNVANETRPTVSNDIGPRVNVVDPLYGNLLTVPVGDGGLLYLEPIYFQVKSRDAAFPLLYKVVVYFNGKIGFQSKVADALQDALGQAGINADLSAVATAQQPSSPPAQQPPPAQQSPEPAQQTKPQAQARLQALGQALDSAQQSLGSAQGAVETAKAKLDEAEKSGDFARIGQALANQQKAMDAYSAAVHAYQNAVVEFRKGVADLASLPN; encoded by the coding sequence ATGAGCCCTCGGACTGTACCCCGGCGCGTGCGGGCCATGTCGATGATCGTCGGCGTGCTTGTGGTGGCGGCCTTCGTCTCGCTCAAACTCGTCGGCCCCTACACCGATTGGCTCTGGTTCAAGGAGCTTGGCCAAACCTCGGTCTTCCTCACCGTGCTGCGCGTCAGGGCAGTGGCTTTCCTCGCGACGTCGGTGCTGGTCGGCGGTTTGGTCTTCACCTCGCTTTGGTTCGCGTACCGCAGCCGGCCGATGTTCATCCCGGTGTCCGCCGAGAGCCCGATCGCCCGCTACCGCGCTGTGGTGGAGAATTCTGTCCGGCTGTTCGGGGTCGGCATGCCTGCTCTGTTCGGCATGCTCGCGGGCTTCCTCATGCAGGCCAACTGGCCCGTCATCGAGCTGTACCTGCACGGCTCCTCGTTCGGGGTCCAAGACCCCCAGTTCCATCACGACTTGGGCTTTTACGCCTTCGCCTTGCCGTTCTACGTTTTCATCCTGGGCACGCTCGAAGTCGTCGCCGTCGTCTGTTTCTTGGCGAACCTGGTCACCCACTACCTGTTCGACGGCATTCGCCCGTCCCGCGCCGGCGGCATGCTCACACGGGCCGCACGGGTCCAATTGGCTGTCATCGCGGGCATTTTCTTCCTGCTCAAAGCAGTCGGGTATTGGCTCGACCAGTACGAGCTGTTGTTCTCGACCCGCAGGGAAGCCCTGTTCAACGGCGCCGGCTACACCGACATCACGGCGGTGCTTCCGGCGAAGCTCATCCTCACCGCGATCGCGATGATCTGCGCGGCAGCGTTCTTCTCCGCCATCGTGCTCCGCGATTTGCGGGTGCCCGCGTTGGCCACCGCGCTCATGGTCCTGTCGTCGGTCCTCGTCGGCATGGCGTGGCCCGCGACCGTGCAATGGCTCACCGCGACGCCCAACGCGCGGGAAGTGGAGCACGACTACATCAAGCGGAGCATCGAAGCCACCAAGCTTGCCTTCAAACTCACCGAAGGCGATGTGAAGACGGTGGACTGGGCCGCGCCGCAGAATAAACAAGAGTTCGCCAAAAGCGTTCAGAACGACACGAACACGCTGACCCATCTGCGCGTCCTCGACCCCAACCTGCTGTCTCCCACCTTCACCCAGCTGCAGCGAAGCCGGTCCTTCTACGGCTTCCCGAAGCAGCTCGCCCTCGACCGGTACCAGGTGGACGGTCAACTCCGCGATTACATCGTCGCAGTTCGCGAGCTCTCCAGCGACAATCTCACCGGGAATCAGGCCAACTGGCAGAACCGGCACCTGGTCTACACGCACGGGAACGGCTTCGTCGCGGCCCCGGCCAACCAGGTGAACGAGCAGGGCGACGCGAGTCCGGCCCAAGGGCAGGCCCCGCAAGGGGTCACACAGGGCGGATTGCCGGTTTTCGCCGTGAGCGACCTCTCGAATTACACCAAGGACGACCCTTCCGTCCCCCCCGCGCTGCGGGTGTCCGAGCCTCGGGTGTACTACGGCCCGCTCATCGCGGCCTCGGACCCCGACTACGCCATTGTCGGCGGCCCCGCCCAGGAGTACGACCAGGAGAGGGCCCCGTGGTATTCCTACCGAGGCGCGGGCGGCGTGCCGCTCGGCGGCTTCGTGAACCGTTTCGCGTTCGCCGTCAAGTACTGGGAGCTCAATTTTTTCCGCTCCGAGCAGATCACGGACAGCTCGAAGCTGCTCTTCGTGCGCAACCCGCGCGAGCGCGTCGCCAAGCTCGCCCCGTGGCTCACCTTGGACGAGAAGGCGTATCCCGCCGTGGTCGACGGACGCATCCAATGGATTGTGGACGGATACACCACCCTCGCCCAATTCCCTTACTCCAAGCCTGTCTCGCTGCGCGACGCGACCCTTGACGCCCAGGTCAGCTCTGCTGTCCGGCAAAGCCAGCTCGCCGACCAGGTCTCGTACATCCGCAACTCGGTCAAGGCCACCGTCGACGCCTACGACGGGACAGTCACCTTGTACCAGCAGGACGACAAGGATCCGGTGCTCAAAGCTTGGATGGGAGTTTTCCCCGGCCTGGTGAAAGCCAAGAGCCAAATCCCTCCCCAGTTGGCAGCGCATTTCCGTTACCCGGAGGATTTGTTCAAGGTCCAGCGCGAGCTGCTGACCCGGTACCATGTGGACAATCCCACCGTCTTCTTCGACCAGACAGCGGTCTGGGCGGTTCCGCTGGAGCCAGCGGGCATCGGGCAGAGCGTGGGCCAAGCGAACCAGCCGCCCTACTACATGGTCGCCTCCGATCCCGACCCGGCGCACCAGGGCCGGGCCTCGTTCCAGCTCACCACGGTGATGACCCCGCAGAACCAGCAATACCTGGCAGCGCACATCGCGGTCGCCTCAGACCCCGACGACTACGGCAAGATCTACATCAAACAGCTGCCTCCCAGCCCGCAAATACCAGGGCCGAACAACGTCGCGAACGAAACCCGGCCGACGGTCAGCAACGACATCGGCCCCAGGGTCAACGTGGTGGACCCCTTGTACGGCAATTTGCTCACCGTGCCGGTGGGCGACGGTGGCTTGCTCTACCTGGAGCCGATCTACTTCCAGGTCAAGAGCAGGGACGCGGCGTTCCCGCTCTTGTACAAAGTCGTGGTGTACTTCAACGGCAAGATCGGTTTCCAGTCCAAGGTCGCCGACGCGTTGCAGGACGCGCTCGGGCAGGCGGGCATCAATGCCGACCTGAGCGCTGTCGCCACAGCGCAGCAGCCGAGCTCGCCGCCCGCGCAGCAGCCCCCGCCCGCGCAGCAGTCCCCGGAGCCAGCGCAGCAGACAAAGCCCCAGGCCCAAGCCAGGTTGCAAGCGCTCGGCCAGGCGTTGGACTCCGCCCAGCAGTCCCTCGGCTCCGCCCAAGGCGCGGTCGAGACGGCAAAAGCCAAGCTGGACGAGGCCGAGAAGAGCGGCGACTTCGCCAGAATCGGCCAAGCGCTCGCCAACCAACAGAAAGCAATGGACGCCTATAGCGCTGCGGTGCATGCGTATCAGAACGCGGTCGTCGAGTTCCGCAAAGGCGTCGCCGATCTTGCCAGCCTCCCCAACTGA
- a CDS encoding AAA family ATPase: MTSPQLRLIARLNPSAADSRRGVVRVHAEVLAALGLREWDAVELLGARTTVAVAGLSPVGFPAGVALLDDITFSNTGLRENGHVVVSPISVVGARSAQLSGSVLARASITPNTLRRALLGKVLSVGDAVSLLPRDLGPGTSTASAVESLTRSVGITWTSELLTVVATDPPGPVSVQPNSAVSFDGAAVPEPAPQAASPTAAPPESATTALGTRAETPNGIGPAVRDSAELVGVGQQVAMLREWLALALDQPELLRALGVEPRLGVLVTGSGGVGKATFVRSVAQGRALVELDGPSIGALESHARSQAVRAAAAEAARQRAVLLVTDVDALLPDDPDPVATAILDELTSVVRTPGCALVATTAHPEAVDRRLRDPDLCDRAIALPSPNSQIREDLLRVLLRATPTGALDLHEIALGAPGFVAADLAALVREAALRAAARASQSNAPPLIEQQDLRGALSVIRPLSRSGGEELAVGRLTLDDVGDMAETKQALTETVLWPLRHPDTFARLGVAPPRGVLLYGPPGCGKTFLVRALAGSGQLSVHAVKGAELMDKWVGSSEKAVRELFARARDSAPSLVFLDEIDALAPKRGQSSDSGVADRVVAALLTELDGVEPLRDVSVLGATNRPDLVDPALLRPGRLERLIYVPPPDAEAREAILRATAKGVPLADDVALSELAAQLEGYSAADCAAVLREAALTAMRRDIEAADITRADVEAAVRATPGSLDPGQVSHLAAYAQARQS; encoded by the coding sequence GTGACCTCTCCGCAATTGCGCCTCATCGCACGGCTCAACCCGTCGGCGGCAGACTCGCGGCGCGGCGTCGTGCGCGTGCACGCCGAAGTGCTCGCGGCATTGGGGTTGCGGGAGTGGGACGCGGTCGAACTGCTCGGAGCCCGGACAACAGTCGCGGTCGCGGGGCTGTCCCCCGTTGGCTTCCCCGCTGGCGTCGCCCTCTTGGACGACATCACGTTCTCCAACACGGGGCTTCGGGAGAACGGCCACGTGGTGGTGAGCCCGATCAGCGTCGTCGGAGCCCGTTCGGCGCAGCTCTCCGGATCAGTCCTCGCCCGAGCCTCGATCACGCCCAACACACTGCGCCGTGCTTTGCTCGGCAAAGTGCTCTCGGTCGGCGACGCCGTCTCGCTGTTGCCACGAGACCTCGGCCCCGGCACGAGCACCGCGTCCGCTGTCGAGTCCCTGACCAGGTCAGTCGGTATCACATGGACCAGTGAACTGCTCACCGTCGTCGCGACCGACCCGCCCGGTCCGGTGAGCGTGCAACCGAATTCTGCAGTGAGCTTCGACGGCGCGGCGGTGCCCGAGCCTGCTCCGCAAGCCGCGTCGCCAACGGCTGCCCCGCCTGAGTCGGCGACGACAGCCCTCGGCACGCGCGCCGAAACGCCGAATGGGATCGGGCCCGCCGTGCGCGACTCGGCCGAGCTGGTCGGGGTCGGCCAGCAAGTCGCAATGCTGCGCGAGTGGCTCGCCCTCGCGTTGGACCAGCCCGAGCTGCTGCGCGCGCTCGGCGTCGAACCCCGGCTCGGCGTGCTGGTCACCGGATCTGGCGGAGTCGGCAAAGCGACATTCGTCCGCTCGGTCGCCCAAGGCAGAGCGCTGGTGGAGTTGGACGGGCCAAGCATAGGAGCACTGGAGTCTCATGCCCGCTCGCAAGCAGTCCGAGCGGCGGCCGCCGAAGCCGCGCGCCAACGCGCCGTGCTCTTGGTCACCGATGTGGACGCGCTGCTGCCGGACGATCCCGACCCGGTGGCAACCGCCATCCTCGACGAACTCACGAGCGTGGTCCGAACCCCCGGCTGCGCCCTCGTGGCCACCACCGCGCACCCGGAAGCAGTGGACCGCCGACTGCGCGACCCTGACCTGTGCGACCGCGCCATAGCGCTTCCCTCCCCCAACAGCCAGATCCGGGAAGACCTGCTGCGCGTCCTTTTGCGCGCCACACCGACCGGAGCATTGGACCTGCACGAGATCGCCCTTGGAGCACCCGGTTTCGTCGCGGCGGATTTGGCGGCCTTAGTCCGCGAGGCGGCGTTGCGCGCGGCGGCGAGAGCAAGCCAATCGAATGCGCCGCCGCTGATCGAGCAACAAGATCTGCGGGGCGCGTTGTCCGTCATCCGCCCGTTGTCCCGCTCCGGCGGCGAAGAACTTGCCGTCGGGCGGCTCACCCTCGACGACGTCGGGGACATGGCGGAGACAAAGCAAGCCCTCACCGAGACCGTCCTCTGGCCGCTGCGCCACCCGGACACCTTCGCCCGGCTCGGCGTGGCTCCACCGCGCGGCGTGCTCCTCTACGGCCCGCCGGGCTGCGGCAAAACCTTCCTGGTCCGGGCGCTGGCCGGATCCGGCCAGCTGTCCGTGCACGCGGTCAAAGGGGCCGAGTTAATGGACAAATGGGTCGGCTCGTCGGAAAAAGCGGTGCGGGAGCTTTTCGCGCGGGCCAGGGACAGCGCGCCCTCTCTCGTGTTCCTCGACGAGATCGACGCCCTCGCCCCCAAACGCGGCCAGTCCTCCGACTCCGGTGTCGCCGACCGCGTTGTCGCGGCCCTGCTCACCGAGCTCGACGGCGTGGAGCCGCTGCGCGACGTCTCCGTGCTCGGTGCGACGAACCGCCCAGACCTCGTGGACCCGGCCCTGCTGCGTCCAGGACGGCTGGAACGTTTGATCTATGTGCCGCCGCCGGACGCCGAGGCCCGAGAGGCGATTTTGCGGGCCACCGCCAAAGGTGTGCCGCTCGCCGACGACGTGGCGCTCAGCGAGCTGGCCGCGCAGCTCGAAGGCTACTCAGCCGCCGACTGCGCCGCCGTCCTTCGTGAAGCCGCGTTGACCGCGATGCGCAGAGACATCGAGGCGGCCGACATCACGAGGGCGGACGTCGAAGCCGCGGTCCGCGCGACACCAGGTTCGCTCGACCCTGGCCAAGTGTCTCACTTGGCGGCGTACGCGCAGGCACGGCAAAGCTAG
- a CDS encoding YlbL family protein: protein MTTGPHDQPARFLGSPVLQRITAVLAAGLAFAALLVIAGSIEVPYVALGPGPTLDLLGDGIDDNGKDTGAPVVTVTGKQASPTSGKLRLVTVSAADQLNMFQAMSLWFSGDEELVPREEVYPSDKPREQVEQENAADFSNSEEAAEAAALGELGYPLRVRVAKILPGSPADGSLRPGDWLVSVDGAAAKTLEDVSKAVAARKAGEAVVVQYQRGDTLGSARLVLAPRENDPSKGRIGVQMRLAADVPFHVRIAVPAKIGGPSGGLMFALAVIDKLTTGELTGGKDIAGTGTIEPDGKVGPIGGVTHKMLGARRDGATVFLVPSDNCSEASTDIPAGMRVVKVATLHDAVRELDDLRAGRPVPSC from the coding sequence ATGACCACTGGGCCGCATGACCAGCCCGCTCGTTTCCTGGGCAGTCCTGTTCTCCAACGAATCACGGCCGTTCTCGCGGCGGGGCTCGCCTTCGCGGCGCTCCTCGTGATCGCGGGCTCGATCGAAGTGCCCTATGTCGCGCTCGGACCTGGTCCGACCCTGGACTTGCTCGGCGACGGGATCGACGACAACGGCAAGGACACCGGAGCCCCGGTGGTCACCGTGACGGGCAAGCAGGCCAGCCCCACGAGCGGCAAACTGCGGTTGGTGACGGTGTCCGCGGCCGACCAGCTCAACATGTTCCAAGCAATGAGCCTGTGGTTCTCTGGCGACGAGGAGCTCGTCCCGCGCGAAGAGGTGTATCCCTCCGACAAGCCGAGAGAGCAAGTCGAGCAAGAGAACGCGGCCGATTTCTCCAACTCCGAGGAAGCCGCCGAGGCGGCCGCCCTTGGCGAGCTGGGGTATCCGTTGCGGGTCCGAGTGGCCAAAATCCTGCCCGGCTCGCCCGCCGACGGCAGCTTGCGGCCCGGCGATTGGCTCGTCTCTGTCGACGGCGCGGCGGCCAAAACGCTCGAAGACGTGTCCAAGGCGGTCGCCGCCCGCAAAGCGGGCGAAGCCGTCGTCGTGCAATACCAGCGGGGCGACACGCTCGGCAGCGCGCGTCTCGTTCTCGCGCCGCGGGAGAACGACCCGTCGAAAGGCCGGATCGGCGTCCAGATGCGGCTCGCCGCCGACGTGCCTTTCCATGTGCGGATCGCCGTCCCGGCGAAGATCGGCGGCCCCTCCGGCGGGCTGATGTTCGCCCTCGCCGTGATCGACAAGCTGACCACTGGCGAGCTCACCGGCGGCAAGGACATCGCGGGCACTGGCACGATCGAGCCCGACGGCAAGGTCGGCCCCATCGGCGGCGTCACCCACAAGATGCTCGGGGCCCGCCGAGACGGCGCGACAGTTTTCCTCGTCCCCTCCGACAACTGCTCCGAGGCGAGCACAGACATCCCCGCAGGCATGCGCGTGGTGAAAGTCGCCACCCTCCACGACGCCGTGCGCGAGCTGGACGATCTGCGGGCCGGCCGGCCCGTTCCCTCGTGTTGA
- a CDS encoding DsbA family protein codes for MTIKTKTQSKKGAAKAPVRKGPSPKIGEWMPWALGTVVIVALAVGVWWGIKQQYKEDTPGKFEPVLASVGKPDAPAVIDVYEDFMCPACAEFEGAYGEQIAKAVEDGKLRVQYHMLNFLNRNSASGDYSSRAAGAALAVFQKAPDKFLAFHTKMFSADTQPREGSESDLSNDQLAKIAESVGAGAAAADIRSGADVKAAAGSAQAAIKQLQSLTKSVSTPTVLKDNKPLNWQRDDQWLQKIVGGPALTQTPAQTSTPAQTPAPKPAG; via the coding sequence ATGACGATCAAGACGAAGACACAGTCCAAGAAGGGCGCCGCGAAAGCGCCTGTGCGCAAAGGCCCGAGCCCGAAGATCGGCGAATGGATGCCCTGGGCACTGGGAACCGTCGTGATCGTGGCGCTCGCCGTCGGCGTCTGGTGGGGGATCAAGCAGCAGTACAAGGAGGACACGCCGGGCAAGTTCGAACCGGTGCTCGCGTCGGTCGGCAAACCGGACGCCCCTGCGGTGATCGACGTCTACGAGGACTTCATGTGCCCTGCTTGCGCCGAGTTCGAGGGCGCGTACGGGGAGCAGATCGCGAAGGCTGTGGAGGACGGCAAGTTGCGCGTCCAGTACCACATGCTGAACTTTTTGAACCGGAACTCGGCTTCGGGGGATTACTCCTCGCGCGCGGCGGGCGCGGCGTTGGCGGTGTTCCAGAAGGCCCCGGACAAGTTTCTCGCCTTCCACACCAAGATGTTCTCCGCCGACACACAGCCGAGGGAGGGCAGTGAGAGCGACCTGTCCAACGACCAGCTCGCGAAGATCGCCGAATCGGTCGGAGCCGGCGCGGCGGCGGCGGACATCCGCTCTGGCGCGGATGTGAAGGCCGCGGCGGGTTCCGCGCAAGCCGCGATCAAGCAGCTGCAGAGCCTCACGAAGTCGGTTTCCACGCCCACGGTTCTCAAGGACAACAAGCCGTTGAACTGGCAGCGCGACGACCAATGGCTTCAGAAGATCGTCGGCGGCCCGGCCCTGACCCAGACCCCGGCGCAGACCTCGACCCCGGCGCAGACCCCGGCTCCGAAGCCGGCGGGCTGA
- a CDS encoding zinc-dependent metalloprotease — translation MSKPPFGFSAWEGGDGLGEGGPFGRSSGFDPSDIGKMLSQLGETFSKLGQAASGGAEAPVVDYQAVLDGAKKAAGKSQAPKEEHQKAVADAVRLAELWLDEATALPTGVSSTAAWSPADWLDNVIGSFQELCDPVIERMAGVWQDNVPHEAAEIFGPMLAMVSRLGGFAFGEQLSQGLGGIAGEVLAATEMGMPLGPAGVAALVTENVAEFGDGLEQPAQEILVYLAAREAAHHRLFSHVPWLKPTMLSAFQSYARGVHVELPDFQSAAAGLDFAALQDPEQMRELFDPAKFELKPTEEQLQALSRLEHLLATVEGWVRAVVTTALTDRLPSTAALDEMIRRRAGGAGSAEKAFATLLGLELRPKKCNEATRLWLQVGDSVGADARDRLWEHPDLMPTQEELDHPARVVDRLLAEDEGPGTAAS, via the coding sequence GTGAGCAAGCCACCATTCGGATTCTCCGCTTGGGAAGGCGGCGACGGACTCGGCGAGGGCGGGCCTTTCGGCCGTTCCTCCGGTTTCGACCCGAGCGACATCGGCAAGATGCTGTCCCAGCTCGGTGAGACGTTCAGCAAACTCGGCCAAGCGGCGAGCGGCGGAGCCGAAGCCCCGGTCGTCGATTACCAAGCGGTCTTGGACGGCGCGAAGAAAGCGGCGGGCAAGAGCCAAGCTCCGAAAGAGGAGCATCAGAAGGCCGTCGCCGACGCGGTTCGGCTCGCAGAACTTTGGCTCGACGAGGCCACAGCTCTTCCGACCGGAGTGAGTTCGACGGCCGCGTGGTCCCCCGCCGACTGGCTGGACAACGTGATCGGCTCCTTCCAAGAGCTGTGCGACCCCGTCATCGAGCGGATGGCGGGGGTCTGGCAGGACAACGTGCCGCACGAGGCTGCTGAAATTTTCGGCCCCATGCTCGCCATGGTCTCCCGACTGGGCGGATTCGCGTTCGGCGAGCAGTTGTCCCAGGGGCTCGGCGGCATCGCGGGCGAGGTGCTCGCCGCCACGGAGATGGGGATGCCGCTCGGCCCGGCCGGCGTCGCCGCGCTGGTGACCGAGAATGTCGCCGAATTCGGCGACGGCCTGGAACAACCCGCCCAAGAAATCCTGGTGTACTTGGCGGCCAGGGAGGCGGCGCATCATCGTCTGTTCAGCCATGTGCCGTGGTTGAAGCCGACCATGCTGTCGGCGTTCCAGAGCTACGCGCGGGGCGTCCACGTCGAACTGCCGGACTTCCAGTCCGCCGCCGCGGGGCTCGACTTTGCGGCGTTGCAGGACCCGGAGCAGATGCGCGAGCTGTTCGACCCGGCCAAATTCGAGCTGAAACCGACCGAAGAGCAATTGCAGGCGCTCAGCCGTCTCGAGCATTTGCTCGCCACAGTCGAAGGCTGGGTCCGCGCGGTCGTCACGACAGCGCTCACCGACCGCCTGCCGAGCACGGCGGCCCTCGACGAGATGATCCGTCGCCGGGCCGGCGGAGCGGGCAGCGCCGAAAAGGCGTTCGCCACCTTGCTCGGGCTCGAGCTGCGCCCCAAGAAATGCAATGAGGCGACGCGGCTCTGGCTCCAGGTCGGCGACAGCGTCGGCGCCGACGCGCGAGACCGGCTTTGGGAGCACCCCGACCTCATGCCCACCCAAGAGGAGCTGGACCACCCCGCACGAGTGGTGGACCGCCTCCTCGCCGAGGACGAGGGGCCGGGGACTGCCGCATCCTGA